Proteins co-encoded in one Theileria equi strain WA chromosome 3, complete sequence genomic window:
- a CDS encoding hypothetical protein (encoded by transcript BEWA_004110A) has translation MAPPSDGVTIDISHKPDGNGGTHTTTYDYKDTGSRKEIKVTLTIEPPNSDFLKYTHQDKHNTDGTIPFKLEKVRDDDQRDIIPDLPRDNVEKVHVYYWKHENSNPPKKVLLVGVTTDRRTKYYAKSSDGNKWVEQQLDGNNLEKVLDEQNCKHNDAVTINLSHSASTENDCCDEHKGENKISVEKVEIEVDGKKKTEYTKYSITGGQLAGIKFYKDGASNDEKNRKTITAKAGLNFPIKGPVDIYTFYSNKEPELIYIEQTGTNNPVSGWFKKGGENKPWTEVSNKLQGINKDKIDNKQITCQQRAALAKELKLGSNNLQECTPAGAGRPRDAEAPGLKGPAGEDDQSGGPDSTKSGASGSPVLSPTVASDAHTPDGRADGDSHASEFSPKAQAKSAQQASASALSPGPDSPGGDLQPGAEAGTALAHGGDSSAGPPTPKPAPFTGPGLATLGYALSGTLAGSGAVGLAGYHLYKNSRDPWVRQI, from the coding sequence ATGGCTCCTCCTTCAGACGGCGTTACCATAGACATAAGTCATAAGCCTGATGGAAATGGAGGTACCCATACTACTACTTATGACTATAAGGATACCGGAAGTAGAAAAGAAATTAAAGTTACACTAACTATTGAACCTCCTAACTCTGATTTCCTCAAGTACACTCATCAGGATAAGCATAATACTGATGGAACTATACCATTCAAGCTTGAAAAAGTACGAGATGATGATCAGAGGGATATTATTCCAGACCTCCCAAGGGATAATGTTGAAAAGGTTCAtgtctattactggaagcaTGAGAATAGTAATCCGCCTAAGAAGGTTCTCTTGGTAGGAGTTACTACTGACCGTAGAACTAAGTACTATGCTAAGAGTAGTGATGGTAATAAATGGGTTGAACAACAACTAGATGGTAATAATCTTGAAAAGGTACTTGACGAACAAAACTGTAAACATAATGATGCGGTCACCATTAATCTTAGCCACAGTGCATCTACAGAGAATGATTGTTGTGACGAACATAAAGGTGAGAATAAGATCTctgttgagaaagttgagATAGAAGTAGATGGTAAGAAAAAGACGGAGTATACTAAATACTCCATCACTGGTGGACAACTAGCAGGTATTAAGTTCTATAAAGATGGTGCTAGcaatgatgaaaagaataGAAAGACTATAACAGCTAAGGCTGGACTAAACTTTCCAATAAAAGGTCCAGTAGACATTTACACCTTTTATTCTAACAAGGAACCTGAGCTTATTTATATCGAGCAGACTGGAACCAACAATCCTGTTTCTGGATGGTTTAAAAAAGGTGGCGAGAATAAACCATGGACAGAAGTTTCCAATAAGCTCCAGGGTATTAATAAAGATAAGATAGATAACAAACAGATCACCTGTCAGCAACGGGCTGCTCTCGCAAAGGAGCTTAAGCTCGGTAGCAATAACTTGCAGGAATGTACTCCTGCTGGAGCTGGTCGTCCTAGAGATGCTGAAGCTCCTGGACTTAAGGGACCTGCTGGTGAAGATGATCAATCTGGAGGACCTGACTCTACTAAATCTGGTGCTAGTGGCTCTCCTGTACTTTCTCCCACTGTTGCTTCTGATGCTCATACTCCTGATGGTAGAGCtgatggagactctcatgCTTCTGAATTTTCTCCTAAAGCTCAAGCCAAATCTGCTCAACAGGCCTCAGCCTCAGCCCTTTCTCCTGGTCCTGATTCTCCTGGTGGAGATCTTCAACCTGGTGCTGAAGCTGGAACTGCTCTTGCTCATGGAGGCGACTCTTCTGCTGGACCTCCTACTCCTAAACCTGCACCTTTTACTGGTCCTGGTCTTGCTACTCTTGGATATGCCTTATCGGGTACCCTTGCTGGAAGTGGTGCAGTTGGTCTGGCAGGTTATCATCTATATAAGAATTCTagagacccttgggttagacagatttag